The DNA window ATCCTATTTCATAAATTTTTTTTTCAATTTCGTATGGATGCAGGCCACAACAACCAATAAAATCGTTTGTTTTAAGCTCGAAAATAGGCCAGTACTGAACCAGAAATAGCTCATTAGTTTGAATTTCTGTATTCAATCGACTTTTAATCTGCTCGTTTGAATACAAACCATTTGAAGAAATAAATCTAGTTACTTCAGGTTCACCCCAAAGGGAAATCGCTAAATCTATATCGTTATTTTCCCAATGTGAAAAACCTAATCGAGTAGTTTCTAAAAAGTATTTTTTCATATTGATGCGACCTTTCCCAAAATATGTTTCTATTTATGAAGATTAGCATTTTAAGTGAGGTTGAGCTGTGCTTTTTGTGCGTAGTACGAAAATAGCAGTATTAAAGCCCCCCTTAACCTGGCCGGGCGCGGGGGGCAATCGGTAAATGTTTCCTTCACTCTCATTCGATTATAACATAAAGGGGAATGAGGGGAATGGCGATGGTATGGGGACAAGGGGAACTCTTTCCAACAGCAAATAAGCAGGAGATTCAGCGTACAAAGTTCCTACTCGGTAAATATACAAATATGATTTCATTGATGAGGGACTTCGAACAGTTTGAGGAAGATTTAAGGCAAGTGGCCATCGATGGCGAAGTAGCTCGCCGAATTGATCAGGATGACCTTCATGCAGATAAGACAGCGAATGCAACAATTCTAATTGAGAAGCAGCGCTGGGTGTATCAGCAATATAAGTTTTACACAGACCAACTTCGAAGGGCGTGGGCATTGATTCAAGACGTCGATGAAAAACGAGCAAATGAATATAGGTATATCCAGGGGTATTCACCCAAGGAGACATTGCTGTTCTTCCGACGCAGCATGAGTGACAGTACGATCCGGAGGAAGATTGACGATGGGATTGAGAGCATGGCCAACAGTTTGAAGCTCATGGGATTCTTTGAGCAGGATGATGCGGAGTATTGAGAAGTAGTCTGTTTTTGCACCGGTTAACTAAGATACTGAAATAAAGTCTTAGTTGGCCGGTATATTTTTAAAAAAATTCCCTTTTGGTAGCTCAAAAAGATTGAGAATTATATTAGTAAAACTTGTAAATAAGTTATAGTATTATGTTAATAGTTAAGCATCATTTTATTTTATTTCCTAAATTGGAGGTGTAACGTGTGAAAGCAAATGAAGTACTAGGAATCCTTAATCAATTTATAGATTCTAGTTATCAAAAGATTCTAATTAAAGGTAATTGGGGAATTGGTAAGACAAAATATGTTTCTGATTTTATAAAAAGTCACTCAAATACTTGTTACATATCTTTATTTGGAAAAAGGGATGTTAATAGTATAATTCAGGAAATATATTTTAGTATTATTGAAAGTGCACCAAGAGGAAAAATAAAAAAATACATTAGTGTATTCAGAGAAAAAATGAATACTTTTGATATTTCTTATTTTGGTGTGTCTCTATCAATACCATTAATAGAGAATATACACATAACTCTTAATAAGGAATTACATAGAAAAGAGACGCTTATAATTGTATTTGATGATTTAGAGAGAAGGCATGAGGAACTTGATATTAAGGAGGTATTTGGCGTTGTTGATAGTCTTTCTAAAATAGAAAAAATAAAGATTGTTCTTGTAGCTGCCTCTGACCAGTTCGAAGAAAAAGATAAGGGCACTTTTGAAAAGTATCAAGAAAAAGCAATAGATCGCACCTATAAAATAGAGAAATTTGCCGATGAAGCACCAATGCAAATATTGGGTGAATCAGTTTGGGAAGTCATAGAGATTTTCACTGAAGACTTCAAATTTAGTAATTTAAGAACATTTGAAAAAACAAGCCTATTTATAAAAGAAGTGATACAAACTCTTGGGGAAGATATTTTTAGTGATCTGTTCACAAGAGCTGATCTTTATCGAATGTGCTTTGCCTCCGTTTTTTTTGTAGTCGAGCATAACAGTGAAATGAAATTGATAATAAGTGACCCTAATGAAAAAGATGCTACTATGAGAAAGGCTTTTCATTCCGCTGGAGAAAGTGGAATTGTTGAATACCTCTATCGATATATATTAAAAAGTTCAATGGATAATCTCATGAGTAAAAGTTTATTTCCTCACATAAAAAGTTGGTATGAAACGGGCTCATTTACTAAAAGTGAATTAGTGAGTTTAATTACTTCCATTAATAATTATAAAGAAGAGCCGCATAATTTTTTTTCATCTGAGCCTGAGATACTTGCTATTATTAAAAATACTAGAGAACAAATAACATACTTAACCGGTGAAGAAGACATTGAATATATTATTAACAAATTATCCAATGCATTCGAATGGTGTGAAGTTTTGTGTATTGATTTTGAAATTAGTAATGATGAGATCGTAAAGTTACTTGAAAATAGTAATTTATTTAAGATAGATACAACAAAAAGTTTATATGAGCATAAGGTTGTTAAATATCATAGGTTTGCTGGCAACGAACGAATAATGACACTAATTAATCAAATTAATGAAATTATTAAATCAAAATACTTTACAGGTTTGCTTAATCAAATAGATATTGAATTAAAAAAAGAAACATATAACAAGTCATTTTTAAAGCATTTGAATGATTCGTTGCACTATATAAAAGATGATAAGTCGCTAAGAACCTTATTACTAAAAAGAATATCTGCTTCTGATTTTTTCTTCCCAATTCCATCAAATAAAATATCGGATTCACAGTGGGACTGGTGTCACCTTATAAATAATTTATTAAAGGAAATTGAACACCAATGGAATTTGTCAAACTATTATGAAGAGTTTAAATCTTATGTTTATGATCTACCAATCTATAAATCAGATAAATTGCTTCAACATCGTTTAAAATATCTTTTTGAAACTGACAGATGAAGATGAATGTAGTTTGCACTTGTTTTGACAAAACTTGAACATAGTGTGAGCACCAAATGAATGATTTTCCATGATAGTATGTAAGCATAGAAAAAGGCGAGAATGACACGCACGGCTGCATGAATGCGGCACTTAACCGGAGCGTACCTCTTCTCGCTTTTTCTATTCCTTTGCAGGAATATAGTTCCAATTGTCGAATGCTAAAGAAACATGACATGAGATTTGAGGGATTATTATGGCTAGAAGAAAGAGTAAAGCAAAGCAGCAAGAGGAATTTATAAAAGGTGTTGTCGGACTTTCGTTTGTTGGTCCGGGTCTGCTAGTGCTGAATATGACGCAATCTATTGAATTAGGAGCTGTAGCTGCCTTCATAGGTTTGATTATAGCTGCAGTAATTATGATACTAGTGAATAATGCCAAGGCAGAGAAATTAAAAAAATCAGGTATAGCTGACATTGATAAAATGGACGGCTTTCAGTTTGAAAAATATTTGGGCTATTTATTCCAAGCAAAGGGTTATAAGACACAAGTAACCAAGGCTGCAGGAGATTATGGTGCGGATCTCGTTCTTCAGAAGGATGGCAAGAAGATAGTTGTTCAAGCCAAGCGGTACAGCAAGAATGTTGGGATTAAAGCTGTTCAGGAAGCACAGGCATCTATAGCGCACTATGGAGCTGCAGAGGCTTGGGTAGTTTCTAACAGTGATTACACTTCAGCAGCGTATGAGTTGGCCAAGTCCAATAAAGTAAAGTTGATTAATCGTGATGGACTCATTGAAATGATTCTGGCCATGAATCCTGGAACTGCTCCAACACCAAAAGCGGTTATTGCAGCGACTCCGGTGAAAATGCTGATATGTCCAAGATGCGGTAATAAACTTGTTCTTCGAAATGGAGCGAAAGGACAGTTTCACGGATGCAGTAGTTTTCCAGAGTGTCGATACATGAAACAGAATGAAGTGGGTTAATGAAATAGTGAGATATTTGGAGCATATGGATGTTGCCATGGTGATAATCGAAAAATTCAAGTTGAAGTAGTGTTGACTCCATTTTCTGTAGCTCGTTAAAATGGTCTTGTCATTCCTCTCTAGTTACAAAGTACAGATGCTTTTATAGCAAAGAGCGAAGCACATTTGCTGCGGACGTTCCGGACGCAATTCTTTATAAAGTGTTGTTCAAATATCGAAATTCCGTTAAATGGCGGAAAACATACATATCACAGTCGAAGTCGTTCCTTTTGGAGCGGCTTTTTTATTTTGCCCTAAGGAGCGTGTTTGGAATGAAGCTTATTCAATGGCTTATCAAGGTGACATCAGGCAGATCAGAACCACCACGGAATCGGGGTGAACGTAGACATGGCCGGAAAACGTAATAAATTAAAACGAATGTATTCGGATCCAGTACAGCCAGAGAAATGTAAAAGATGTATATGGGGGCGATGGGAAGGGACAAAGCAAGTGTGTAGCATGCCTAAGTGTATTAAGTGGTGGCGAAGAGTTTAGAGGAAAATACTTCTTGATGTCGAAATTTGATGTTGAGGAGAGGATGAATGTGATCATAGTATTTGATGTAATAACAGAATCGGAGAAAGTCGTACAATCACAAAACTGGGTATGGTCTTGGGACTTAGTTATAAAAGCGATTGGCCTTGTAGCGATTGTGGCTACTTTTATAACGAGTTTAGTCGGTGCTTCTAAGTATTTTTTTGAGAAGAACAGAGATGTGCACTTGCGAAGGCTCAACGAAGTGTACGCACCATTATACACATATCTTGTTAAACAGGAGTCTTTTAGAAAAATAATGATGCCTGATGCAAAGATAAAAGACTTCCCTATTATCACACTGATAAATGTTAAGTCAACTCAGAGGTTGAATATTAAAGCTGGGGAACCAATTACTTTTACTAACAGTGAGTCCGAGGAAGTGTTGAGTATTTTAGATAGGAATAATTTCATAAAACTGTTCGATAAAACAAATAAGGGTTTAGCTCGACCCAAATTATTACTTCTGTTAAATCAGTATGAGATGCTTATTTACTTGGAGGAAAGTCTTCCTCATGAAAAGGATAGGGACAGCGATGGGAGGCGAGACGATGGTTATTTTGAAGACGACGACCCCAAATGGATCCTTGCGACCAAAGAAAAGGTAGAAGTCGAAAACGAAATATTTAATGAAATTATATCTGGTTATCTTGAAACGTTAACAAAGCTTGAGATAGATAAAAAATCAAGTTTCGAGACTATTAAGAACTTCTTCAAAGAGGCACCCTAACCGGTGCTTTTTCTTTTGCTTTTATAACACAGTAGAAGCCAATTACAAGCACGTATGTTCTTGGTGTCCTAATATAATGACAACTGCATAAAACGTCAGGAAGGGCCACAGCGTTGTTGTGTGGCTCTGTTTTTGTATGCCCGTATATGAAAACCAACTCAACATAAATGGGGCGAAGGAGATTTTTCGAATTGGTCGAATTATGAATGATGGGAGGGATTTAATTGATTATAGAATTAGTAGGAGCATTAGTATCAGGAATTGTTGGAGTAGTGGGTGTAGTGATCGGTGGAACGTTAACATATAAATTGAGTCATCGATCCGAAATGATCTTGATTAGAAAGAAAATAAAGATTGATAAAATTCAGGAAACACAGCGTGGGCTATTTATCATGGTGAGACAATTAGGAATATTACACCTTCGTCTTAAGGAAATTGAAAATAAGAGAATAAGTCGGGAAGAGTTTCTCAATACATCTAATCAGGTCCAAGAAGAGTGCGGTACTGTAATTCGTAATATTCGCACAAACGAGGTTTTCCTTAAAGAATACATCGATTTAATTGATGATTTTATTAACCAGACATCAGTATTTCATGATCTAATATACGATGCGTATATTTATCCTAATAGCCCGAGTAAAAGAAACTATGATTCTGATCTGCTATCTTATGAACATATAGAATATTTGATAATGGAAGCAATTAAGACTGTCATGAAGATTAAAGATCATCTTGATCAACAAATTGAGATTGAATTGAAGTAGGAGAAATAAACTAGACGAGAAAGGCGGCCTTCTATGGTCGCTTTTTTTGTAGCAATATAAAAGTTGGAGGTATGGAGATGAACATCAGAATCGTGCAGATTGACCAATTCAACGCAGCAGCCTATAACCCTCGTGTCGATCTATAACCAGGTGATCCAGAGTACGAGAGGTTTTGCCGCAGCATAGAAGAGTAGAGGAATAGGATACCTTATGTCGAATTATGAAATGAGGTGAGAATATTGAATGAATTGATAGAGAAAATAGTATCATTCAGAGATGAACGTAACTGGAAACAGTTCCATAATCCTAAGGATCTAGCAATTTCGCTAAATCTTGAGGCTAGTGAACTGCTAGAATTATTTCAATGGAAGAGTAGCGAAGAAGCCATTAGTAACAGTGAGCAAATTCAAGATGAACTTGCGGATATTCTCTATTATGTTTTATTAATGTGTAGCGATTTGGGTATTGATCCTAAGCAAGCGCTATTTGAAAAATTAAATAAGAATGCTAAAAAATATCCTATTGAAAAATCATTTGGCTCGAATAGAAAGTATACCGAATTGTAGGAGGATCCATGCAGAAAGTTATACTACAACCATCAGGAAATAAAGATGCTAGGGAACATTATGAAAATACGGTTCAAACACCAGTTCCATTTCTTGTACTTTCGGAGTATGTTACCGCTGAAGATCTTGAATTGATACATAGCCTATACCCTGATGGGTTCGTACCTACCTGGGGAGTTACTCCCGGTAAAAATGATGTAAACGTAAATAAGTGGGAGAGAATTCAAGTAGGTGATGTAACTCTATTTTCAGCCAATGGTCATGTGTTTGGTTCAGGAGTAGTAACTCATAAGCTCCATAACAAGGAATTAGCAGCTGCGCTATGGGATTACGATAAAGAGGGTCAAACATGGGAATATGTATATTTTCTTGATGAAATAAATGCCCATCAGATCCCTTATTCTCAATTTAATCAGATAGTTGGGTATGCTGATAATTATATTATTCAAGGATTTTCTGTGTTAAACGAAGAACGCAGTGATCGGATCTTAACTGCTCTGGATTTAAAGAGTGAGGTTTATCTTCCAGAGATTACCGAGGAAGAATATAAAGAAGAAATACTACAATTCAATATTGATGATGATCTTGACGTTCAACATTCAGGGAAGAGAAGAAAAGAGCAGTCATTCCTTAGACGACAATTATTCCAGAATAAGAGGGTTGGAGTTTGTGGAATTTGTGGTAAGCAATATCCCGTTGATCTTCTAGTTGCAGCACATATAAAAAAGAGATCTAAGTGTTCCAATGAAGAGAGATTGGACCACAAGAATATTATCATGCCAATGTGTAAATTTGGTTGTGACGATCTTTATGAGAAAGCGTACATTGTAGTTCGTGATGGAAAAGTGGTTAGGAACACTAAAAAGACATTTACACCAGATCTGTTGGATAAAGTGAATCAAGTAGAAGGAATTGAATGTTCATTTTGGAACGACAGTACAAAACACTATTTTGAATGGCACTTCCAACAATAGTTTTAAATCTCATACTTTAATTTAAAAAAAGCCCGAAGTTTTGTTTAGGGCTTTTTTTGTTTGCTGGTTCTGTGAGATGTGGGAAAAGTAAGCGTCGCGGGTCGCGGATTGGTTTACTCAAATACTGTTCAGCGATTTGAGAAGTCGTTCGAACTCATTCGTTGATCTGTCGATATCAAAGGCTTCGTTAACAGTGACAATTTTTCCGGACTTATTAACAAACTCATCGACTAACAATGTAAAGCCTTCTTTCTGAGCAATTGAATATAACTCAGGAAATTTTTCGGCAGACGAGATCGCGTAATGTAGACTTTCTGATTTGTCTAATAGTAACGATCTTTCGGTTACTAGATCTTCGAAACGAATGAAATAGTACCCTTCACGTTCGGTGACAACGACTTGATAAGTAGTTGTGTTAACAGTGTGGATGGTATTCATTAGAATTCTCCTCTCAATAATTAAATATGTTACTACTGGGATTATTGACCAAATGTACTGAGCTTGTCTATAGTAGGATTTTTTACTTCGGAAGCTAGAATTACCCATCGGAGGTGGTGATAATGATATGCCATCATTCGAGATCCAAACCGAGCTAGATTAAGATGGTTAACGATCTGAAAAAGCTGATTGAAATAGATATTGAATTGCAGAATGACGAAATATAAAAAAAAGCCCTGAAGGGCTTTAGTTAAAATGTAACCTCCTAGAGATAATCAAAAAAATCATCTCCTCTTTCAAATATTACTCTGATATTTATCAGAGCGGTTTAGTCTCTCTGAAAGATGCACCTCAGAAATTAAAACTTTTGAGGAAAAGTGTAGGAGGTGGAGAGACAGTCAACATTTTAATGAAAGTAACCATCTCCCTTCAGTGTATTAAACGAAAGACAAGGGAAAAAGTTGCACTTGGAACAGATCTATGGGGGTGGTGATGATGTAGCATGGCAAGAGAGCGAAGTCCTGACCGGGACAAAGCAAGACAGATGTGGCTAGAGAGCAGCGGTAAGATATTGTTAAAAGAAATTGCTGCCGCTCTTTCAATTGGTGAGACGCAAGTCCGAAAGTGGAAGTCTCAGGACAAGTGGGCTACTGATTTGAATAGTAACGTTACCAATGAAACGAAAGGTAACGTTACTAAACGAGGAGCACCCAAAGGGAACAAAAACGCCGTTGGCAATCGTGGTGGTGCACCTCCCGGTAATAAGAATGCTAAGGGGAATAAAGGTGGTGACGGTGGTCCAACAGGAAACAAGAAGGCCGTTACCACCGGTGAGTATGAAACGATCTGGATGGATGCACTGGAAGAAGATGAACAAGGGCTTGTAGACCAGGTTGATACTGATCCAGTTCAGCAGGCAGATGAAGCCATTAAACTGCTGACCATCCGTGAGCGTCGTATGTTGCAGCGTATCGGTATGCTTATGAATGGTCTGACCGAGAAGCAGCGGAGGGTACTAAGTGAGCTGAGGGGCATCAAAGATGTTATGACCGTCCATGACGAGAAGACTGGGGTCACTAAGACGATACCGGTTACTCGCACTGAAATGGTCGAGTCCCAGATTGAGGAAACGGAATACCGGACAATCGATGACATTATCAAACTGGAGGAAGCGTTAACTCGAGTTCAGAATCAAAAGATCAAAACAATCAAGTTGAAATATGAGATTGCAGGGCCTGAGCAACAGGCGAGAATAGATAAACTCCGCGGTGAAGCTAAGAAGCTCGGCATCAATGAGACAAAAGAACCGTTGCATATCGTTGTTGATTATGGGGATGAGGAGTCATGAGCGCTGCTGTTAAGGTGCAGTTCAATGCCCACTTCAAAATAGTTAATCGATCGCGGCGACGGTACCGGGCACTCCGTGGTAGTGCTGGATCCGGTAAGTCGGTCAATATCGCTCAGGATTATATACTTAAACTTGGAGATCCGAAGTACGCTGGCGCGAATCTACTATGTGTCCGTAAGGTCAATGAGACTAACCGGAATAGTACTTTTGCTGAGCTTACTGGAGCGATAAACCGGATTTACGGTGAGCGGGCTGAAGAATATTGGGAAGTGCTAAGATCTCCATTAACGATTCGTAGCCGTGTCACAGGTAATGAAATTATCTTCCGCGGCATGAACGATGTACGGGATAGGGAAAAGGTTAAGTCGATCAACTTTGCTCATGGTAAGCTCGTATGGATTTGGGTCGAGGAAGCAACCGAGCTACTGGAGTCAGACGTTGATATTCTTGACGACCGGTTACGTGGGATACTGCTCAATCTGAACCTCTATTATCAAATTACTTTCTCCTTTAACCCAGTATCAGCAACACACTGGATAAAGCGAAAGTATTTTGACTTTGAGAGCCCAGATGTGCTGGCGCATCACTCAACCTACCGACAAAATCGTTTCATTGATCCAGCTTATTATCGCCGGATGGAGCGGCGGAAGATCGAGGACCCAGAAGGTTATGCTATTTATGGTGAAGGTGAATGGGGCGAACTTGGTGGCTTGATCTTCAAG is part of the Paenibacillus segetis genome and encodes:
- a CDS encoding GNAT family N-acetyltransferase — translated: MKKYFLETTRLGFSHWENNDIDLAISLWGEPEVTRFISSNGLYSNEQIKSRLNTEIQTNELFLVQYWPIFELKTNDFIGCCGLHPYEIEKKIYEIGFHLKSNYWGSGYASEAANAVIQFAFETLDANNLFAGHNPLNRASKNLLIKLGFNYSHDEFYEPTGLNHPSYFYK
- a CDS encoding HNH endonuclease, whose protein sequence is MQKVILQPSGNKDAREHYENTVQTPVPFLVLSEYVTAEDLELIHSLYPDGFVPTWGVTPGKNDVNVNKWERIQVGDVTLFSANGHVFGSGVVTHKLHNKELAAALWDYDKEGQTWEYVYFLDEINAHQIPYSQFNQIVGYADNYIIQGFSVLNEERSDRILTALDLKSEVYLPEITEEEYKEEILQFNIDDDLDVQHSGKRRKEQSFLRRQLFQNKRVGVCGICGKQYPVDLLVAAHIKKRSKCSNEERLDHKNIIMPMCKFGCDDLYEKAYIVVRDGKVVRNTKKTFTPDLLDKVNQVEGIECSFWNDSTKHYFEWHFQQ
- a CDS encoding PBSX family phage terminase large subunit is translated as MSAAVKVQFNAHFKIVNRSRRRYRALRGSAGSGKSVNIAQDYILKLGDPKYAGANLLCVRKVNETNRNSTFAELTGAINRIYGERAEEYWEVLRSPLTIRSRVTGNEIIFRGMNDVRDREKVKSINFAHGKLVWIWVEEATELLESDVDILDDRLRGILLNLNLYYQITFSFNPVSATHWIKRKYFDFESPDVLAHHSTYRQNRFIDPAYYRRMERRKIEDPEGYAIYGEGEWGELGGLIFKNFIIHDFDTSFEMFDSMHHAQDFGFNHANAILTVGVKDGEFFICNEIYVHEMATDAIIEIADRKGLSKYLAMYCDSAEPDRIQMWQNAGYHAAGVVKEPGSVVAQIDYLKQRKIHIHPDCVNTIKEIQQWSWRKDPKTGLYLDEPVNVFDDAMAALRYSAEPLRRPEMLHTNQRPSGW
- a CDS encoding restriction endonuclease is translated as MARRKSKAKQQEEFIKGVVGLSFVGPGLLVLNMTQSIELGAVAAFIGLIIAAVIMILVNNAKAEKLKKSGIADIDKMDGFQFEKYLGYLFQAKGYKTQVTKAAGDYGADLVLQKDGKKIVVQAKRYSKNVGIKAVQEAQASIAHYGAAEAWVVSNSDYTSAAYELAKSNKVKLINRDGLIEMILAMNPGTAPTPKAVIAATPVKMLICPRCGNKLVLRNGAKGQFHGCSSFPECRYMKQNEVG
- a CDS encoding nucleotide pyrophosphohydrolase: MNELIEKIVSFRDERNWKQFHNPKDLAISLNLEASELLELFQWKSSEEAISNSEQIQDELADILYYVLLMCSDLGIDPKQALFEKLNKNAKKYPIEKSFGSNRKYTEL
- a CDS encoding phage terminase small subunit-related protein yields the protein MARERSPDRDKARQMWLESSGKILLKEIAAALSIGETQVRKWKSQDKWATDLNSNVTNETKGNVTKRGAPKGNKNAVGNRGGAPPGNKNAKGNKGGDGGPTGNKKAVTTGEYETIWMDALEEDEQGLVDQVDTDPVQQADEAIKLLTIRERRMLQRIGMLMNGLTEKQRRVLSELRGIKDVMTVHDEKTGVTKTIPVTRTEMVESQIEETEYRTIDDIIKLEEALTRVQNQKIKTIKLKYEIAGPEQQARIDKLRGEAKKLGINETKEPLHIVVDYGDEES
- a CDS encoding P-loop NTPase fold protein codes for the protein MKANEVLGILNQFIDSSYQKILIKGNWGIGKTKYVSDFIKSHSNTCYISLFGKRDVNSIIQEIYFSIIESAPRGKIKKYISVFREKMNTFDISYFGVSLSIPLIENIHITLNKELHRKETLIIVFDDLERRHEELDIKEVFGVVDSLSKIEKIKIVLVAASDQFEEKDKGTFEKYQEKAIDRTYKIEKFADEAPMQILGESVWEVIEIFTEDFKFSNLRTFEKTSLFIKEVIQTLGEDIFSDLFTRADLYRMCFASVFFVVEHNSEMKLIISDPNEKDATMRKAFHSAGESGIVEYLYRYILKSSMDNLMSKSLFPHIKSWYETGSFTKSELVSLITSINNYKEEPHNFFSSEPEILAIIKNTREQITYLTGEEDIEYIINKLSNAFEWCEVLCIDFEISNDEIVKLLENSNLFKIDTTKSLYEHKVVKYHRFAGNERIMTLINQINEIIKSKYFTGLLNQIDIELKKETYNKSFLKHLNDSLHYIKDDKSLRTLLLKRISASDFFFPIPSNKISDSQWDWCHLINNLLKEIEHQWNLSNYYEEFKSYVYDLPIYKSDKLLQHRLKYLFETDR